In Tenrec ecaudatus isolate mTenEca1 chromosome 4, mTenEca1.hap1, whole genome shotgun sequence, a single window of DNA contains:
- the LOC142446383 gene encoding olfactory receptor 5M5-like, which translates to MSRRNYTEVTEFILLGLTSRPELRVVFFVLFLVIYVITVTGNLGMIVLIRIDSRLHTPMYFFLSSLSVLDLCFSTNVTPKMLENFLSEKKTISYAGCLVQCYIVIAVVLTEHCMLAVMAYDRYMAICNPLLYSSKMSKSVCVRLIIIPYVYGFLLSVMETLRTYSLSFCGANEINHFYCADPPLIKLACSDTYSKELSMYVVAGYSNVQSLLIILTSYMFILVAILKSRSAEGRKKAFSTCGSHLTVVTIFYATLFCMHMRRPTEESVEQGKMVAVFYTTVIPMLNPMIYGLRNKDVKEAFRKAIGKQTLGK; encoded by the coding sequence ATGTCCAGAAGGAACTACACCGAAGTGACAGAATTTATCCTTTTGGGTCTAACGAGCCGCCCAGAGCTGAGAGTTGTCTTCTTTGTGCTGTTCCTTGTGATCTATGTCATCACTGTGACCGGAAACCTGGGCATGATTGTTTTAATCAGAATTGATTCTCGACTTCACACTCCCATGTACTTTTTCCTCTCAAGTTTGTCCGTGTTAGACCTGTGTTTCTCCACCAATGTCACACCCAAAATGCTAGAGAATTTCTTATCGGAGAAGAAGACTATCTCGTATGCTGGGTGTTTGGTGCAGTGCTACATTGTCATTGCTGTGGTCCTTACAGAGCACTGCATGTTGGCTGTCATGGCATATGATCGCTACATGGCCATCTGCAACCCACTGCTCTATAGTAGCAAGATGTCCAAGAGTGTCTGTGTCCGCCTGATCATTATCCCCTATGTCTATGGCTTCCTCCTAAGCGTAATGGAAACCCTGAGGACCTATAGCCTCTCCTTCTGCGGCGCTAATGAAATTAACCATTTCTACTGTGCTGATCCCCCTCTTATCAAGCTGGCGTGCTCTGACACTTACAGCAAAGAGCTCTCCATGTACGTAGTAGCTGGCTACAGCAATGTCCAATCCCTCCTGATCATCCTGACATCCTACATGTTTATCCTGGTTGCTATCCTCAAAAGCCGTTCtgcagagggaaggaaaaaggccTTCTCTACATGTGGCTCCCATCTCACTGTGGTCACCATCTTCTATGCGACCCTCTTCTGTATGCACATGAGACGTCCCACTGAGGAATCTGTGGAGCAAGGGAAAATGGTGGCTGTGTTTTACACCACGGTGATCCCCATGCTGAACCCCATGATCTATGGCCTCAGAAACAAAGATGTGAAAGAGGCTTTCAGAAAAGCAATAGGGAAGCAAACACTAGGGAAATAA